TGAACGCAGTGCGCTCGCCGATGGCGGCCGCCATCACCCGGCACCTGTTTCCCCATTCGGTCTATGTCGCCTCCGCCGGGGTGCGGGAGGGCGAAGTCGACAGTTTCGTGACCGCGGTGATGGACGAGATCGGCATCGACCTGTCGCGGCACCGTCCGACTACCTTCGAGGATCTCGCCGACACATCCTTCGACGTGGTGGTGACGCTCGCTCCCGAGGCGCATCACCGCGCCCTGGAACTGACCCGGACCATGGCGGTCGATGTCGAATACTGGCCGACGGAAGACCCCACCCTCGCCTCCGGCAGCCGCGAGCAGCGTCTCGAGGCCTATCGCCGCGTGCGCGATGCCCTGATGCGCAAGGTCAAGGCCCGATTCGGCTGGCAGGCCCCGCCGAGCGGCTGAACGGTCCGATCGCGCTTCGGGTCGCACACGCAGCCAGTTCACATCGCTGCCGCGATCCGCTAGTTTCCGCGCCGTCGTTCGTCGGATTCTGGACGGCCTGCATGTCGAAAGAGGAGCTGCTCGAGTTTCCCGGAGTGGTCACAGAACTCCTGCCCAACGCCACCTTCCGTGTGAAGCTCGACAACGATCATCAGATCATCGCCCACACCGCCGGCCGCATGCGCAAGAATCGCATCCGCGTGCTGGCCGGGGACCGGGTTCTCGTCGAGATGACACCTTACGATCTGTCCAAGGGCCGTATAACCTACCGGTTCAAGTGAGGCGGGTCGCGGCGTTGACCTCCCCGGTGGGATTCGGCCGGTCTTCGACCATCAGCCGGTGTAGTGGAGACGAATGAGCGGACGCCCCAAACTGGTCCTCGCCAGCGCTTCGCCGCGCCGACTGGCCCTTCTCCAGCAGATCGGGATCGAGCCGGATGCACTGCGTCCGGCCGATGTCGACGAGACGCCTGCCAAGGGCGAGACGGCCCGCACGCTGGCCAAGCGTCTCGCCCGCACCAAGGCGGAGCTCGCGCTGAGGCAGATCGACCGCGAACCTGATCTCGCGGGTGCGTTCATCGTCACCGCCGATACGGTGGTAGCGCTCGGCCGCCGTATCCTGCCCAAGGCGGAAATGATGGACGAGGCGGCCAACTGCCTGCATCTGCTGTCCGGCCGCACGCATCGGGTCTATACCAGCGTCTGCGTGGTGACGCCGTCCCGCGCCATCCGCCAGAAGCTCGTGCAGACGCGCGTCCGCTTCAAGCGGCTTGGCCGTGAGGAGATGGAGAGCTATCTGGCCTCGGGCGAATGGCGTGGCAAGGCCGGCGGCTATGCCATTCAGGGCATCGCCGGTGCCTTCGTGATCAAGCTGATCGGATCCTATACCGCCGTTGTCGGCCTGCCGCTGGCCGAGACCGCGGCGATGCTGCGGGGCGACGGCTATCCGCTCTATCTGAACTGGCTCAGCGGGCCGGTATGACCCGTCGAGGTCTGTCGCGAGGAACTGCCCATGAATGTCGCTGCCTGGCTGGCGCGCGCCGGCCGCGCCCTTCCCGATCGCCCCGCCGTCGGCATCGGAAGCGGAGTCTACCAGACCTATGCTGAGCTCGCCGCTCGCGCCAACCGCCTCGCCGCCGGGCTGTCCGCGCTCGGTCTCGTCCCCGGCGACCGGGTGGTGATCGCGGCCAGGAACTGTGCCGAATATCTGGAATGCCTCTACGGCATCTGGTGGGGCGGATTCGCCGCGGTCCCGGCCAACGCGAAGCTGCACGGTGCCGAGCTCGCCTGGATGATCGACAATGCCGGCGCGGCCGTCTGTCTCGCCACACCGAAGGAGGCGCAGGCGATCGACGCACACCGGCCGGCCGGTCTCCGCCACCTGATCGAGATCGGCTCGACCGATTATGCCGGCCTGTTCCGGTCCGAAGGGGCGGCGGTGGTCGAGACCGTTCCCGACGCGCTGGCCTGGCTGTTCTATACGTCGGGCACCACCGGGCGGCCGAAGGGGGCGATGATCACCCACCGCAACCTGGTCGCCATGACCTTCGGCTACCTCGCCGACGTCGATCCGACCGGTCCCGCCGATGCGGTCCTGCATGCGGCTCCGATGAGCCATGGCTCCGGCCTCTACATCCTGCCGCATGTCTGTCGCGGCGCGGTGAACGTCGTGCCAGAGTCGGGCGGCTTCGAAGCCGAGGAGGTGTTCCGCCTGATCGCGGCGCGGCCCGGCACCTCGATGTTCGCCGCCCCCACCATGATCAAGCGGCTGGTCGACTGCCCCGCCGCGTTTGATCCGCGGGCGCTGCGCACGCTCGTCTGGGGCGGGGCGCCGATGTATGTCGAGGATGTCAAGCGCGCGCTCGATCGCTTCGGCCCGAGGCTCGCCGAGATCTTCGGCCAGGGCGAATCACCGATGACCGGCACGGTCCTGCCCAAGGACATCATCGCCGACCGATCGCATCCGCGCTGGCTGGAGCGGATCGGCTCCGCCGGCATCGCCAACTCGGCCTGCGAGATCAGGGTCGCGGGGCCCGACGACGCACCTCTGCCCGTCGGCGAGACCGGCGAGGTGCTGATCCGCGGCGACTGCGTCATCCCCGGATACTGGCGGAACCCGGAGGCGAGTGCCGAGACGTTGCGCGGCGGCTGGCTGCATACCGGCGATGTCGGGGTGCTGGATGCCGATGGATTCCTGACACTCAAGGATCGCTCGAAGGACGTGATCATCTCAGGTGGCACCAATATCTATCCGCGCGAGGTGGAGGAGGTGCTGCTCACCCATCCCGGCGTGCGCGAGGTGTCGGTGATCGGTCGTCCCGACCCGGAATGGGGCGAGGTGGTCGTCGCCTATGTGGTCGGCGAAGCAAGCCCGGCCGAGCTCGACCGGCTTTGTCTGGAGGCCATCGCCCGCTTCAAGCGCCCGAAGGACTATGTGTTCGTCGATGCGCTGCCGAAGAACAACTACGGCAAGATCCTCAAGACCGAGCTGCGGGCGCAGGATGCGCGCCGACGCTCGGAGGGGCTCTGAGCCATGGCCGACGCGCCGCCGCGCAGGGCGACGGCAGATGCGTTGTGCGCCGAACCGTGTCCGATCTGTGGCAGACCGGCGGTCGCCGCGACCCGTCCGTTCTGCTCGACGCGCTGTGCCAACGTCGATCTCAACCGCTGGCTGACCGGCGTCTACGCGATCCCGGAATCGGAGTCGCAGGACGAGGACGGCCGCCCACCGGAAGAGTCCGGCAAGGCATGACGGATCGTTGCTGAACCTGTCGCGCGGCGTCCGACGGCGACATGCCCGCCGGCCCGTCCATGCCGGCCGCGGCAGCCACCGCGACCGGTCAGGGACGCTGGACAGAGGCCGCCCGATTGCCTATAACCCGCCCGCTCGCCGCCGGGCCGGCCGCATGGCTGCCCCCGACGTGCCGGGTGCCCAGGTAGCTCAGTTGGTAGAGCACGTGACTGAAAATCACGGTGTCGGTGGTTCGATTCCGCCCCTGGGCACCATTTCCCTGCTCGCAGATCTTCGCGGGCGTCCGGAAACGCATTGAATTCCAAGTGGTTATCGCATAATTTCGGTCGCGAGCGTCCGCGGCCAATCGCCCAAAGCCAACAATTTTGTTGGCCCATTTGTTGGCCCAGGATGAGGCCAATAGACGATGGGCCAACAAGATGCCGCTCACCGATACTGCCATCCGCAAAGCAAAACCCGGCGCCCGCACGATCAAGCTTTCGGACGGCGGCGGGTTCCAACCGAATGGTCATCCCGACGGCTCGGAGTAGTGGCAGCTCGGCTCTTCGAAGGATGATGCGACGGCGCACGGCTTCCGCGCCACGGCGTCGTTGCTCCTGAACGAAAGCGGGCTGTGGCACGCCGATGCCATCGAGCCTCGGCTTGCCCATGAGGACGCAGACGCGGTGCGCCGCGCCTATGCGCGCGCCGAATCCTGGCACGAGCGCGTACTCATGATGCAATGGTGGGCGGACAAGCTCGATGCGCTGCGCGCGCAACGGTGACACCATTGAGGGTGGCGTGAAAACGACCTGACCACCGGGCAGGCGGCGGACTTTCTGCGCGTCTCGCATTTCTGCGCGGTGCGGGGATCGCGGCGGCAAGGCCTCTGCCAGCACGAGATCGCTGCCGCGCTGAAGCTCAATCAGGGCCGCGTCAGCGAAGTCCTCACGGGAAAGCGTTTCCCCGAGGCGGAGGCGCTCGCCCGAAAGCCCGTCTGAGACGTGCCGGCAGACAAGGTCGGCTGCACGTGTTTCTCCCTCCGGAGGGCGGAGATCGCAACAGGGAGTTGCATTTTCCATGCGTCAGTTTCAATCATTGTTCGTGGCCGGCGCCGGTCGCCGGGGTCGGGAGTCGATCTGACCCCCGCCAAGCAAGAATCGGAGTGCCACCGAGGGCGAGGATGTCGTCGGAGATGATATCGTTATCGTTCGACACGACCTTCAAGGTACTGACCGGCCATGCGCCGATGTGCTGGCAACGCCGGCTGTTCGAAAGGATGCTTGCCGGCGATCTTCCCGATGCCGTGGACCTGCCCACCGGGATCGGCAAGACCTCGGTCATGGCGATCTGGCTCATCGCCCGTGCGTTGGCGGGTGCAGAGACAGCGCTGCCCCGACGTCTTGTCTATGTCGTCGATCGCCGCGTCGTCGTCGATCAGGCGACGGCAGAGGCCGAAAGACTGCGTGCCGCGCTCGAGGGCAATGCGGAGCACTCCGGCGCGCTTGATGCGGAAACGACGGTGAATGCGCCACAGATCGCAGCCGAGCTCAAGAAGCGGCTCGGCATCGAGGATGATGGCAGCCTCCTGATCTCCACGCTGCGCGGCGGCAAGGCCGACGACCGGGCGTGGACCTATGATGCGGCAGCGCCGGCCATCATTGTGTGCACCGTCGATATGGCCGGTTCGCGCTTGCTCTTCTCGGGCTACCGGATGAGCCGCTGGTCGCGCTCGGCCCAGGCAGGGCTCATCGGCGTGGACAGCCTGATCGTGCTCGACGAGGCGCATATCGCGCCGGCGTTCCACAAGGCCGTTCAGAACGTTCTTGAACTGCAAAAGCAGACGTCCACGCCGGTGCAGATTCCGGCGCTAAAGCTTCTGCCCCTGTCGGCGACCTCGCACGAAGACGGTCCCGGAACTGTCTTCCGTCTGGAAGTTGACGATTATGATGATTCCCTCGTGGCATGCCGCACGGGTCGGACACGGCCGACCAAGCGGATCGCCTTCGAGGCGCTGCCAGGCGTAAAGGACGCGCTCCGCGACGCTTTGGCCGAAAGGGCCGCAGCGTTCGACGGCACGTCGCGCACCGTCCTCATCTTCTGCAATTCGCGAGCCGTTGCCAGCGATACGGCCGATACCCTGCGCAAGAAGCTCGCCAAGTCGCGAGGCGTCAAGGAAGCCGATTTGACAGAGGACGTTGCGCTGATCACCGGCGCGCGCCGCGGCAAGGAGCGCGACGCGCTCGTCGAGAAAGAAACCTATCGCGCCTTCACCTACAAGGACGGAGAGCGCGATCTGCCGACAGACGGCCGCACGCGATACCTCGTCTGCACCGCCGCCGGTGAGGTCGGGGCGGACCTCGACGCAGATGCCGCGGTCATGGACCTGGTGCCGCTCGAACGCATGATCCAGCGCCTCGGCCGCGTCAATCGCCGCGGCGAATGCGCAGGGGCGGCACCGGTCGTGATTCGCTATGATCCAGCCGTGTTGCAGGTCTCGGCATCGGATAGAGAGGAGAAGAAGGCCGAGGCGATGCGACTCGCTGCCACCAAGGCGGCGCTGGAAGCATTGCCAAGGCTGGACGACGGTTTCGACGCCTCGCCGGTGCACCTCTCCGCGCTCGACCCGAACGCCAGACGAGCCGCGTCGACGCCGCCTCCCGAAATCCCGACGATCGAGCGCGAGCATGTCGAGGCGTGGGCGCTGACATCGCTCAAGGATCATCCGGGCCGCTCCGACGTCGAACCCTTCCTGCGCGGCATCGTCGACGACGAGCCGCAGACGATGGTGGCCTGGCGAGCCGATGTGGCGTACCTCGCGCGGCTTCCCGCGCGAAAGGTCGAGGCGGCGCTGGCGGCGGCGCGCCTCATGCCGGCCGAGATTCTGGAAGCACCGACGCGGGAAGTCGCGCAATTCCTGCGGGATCGGATCAAGGCGTTCCGAAGGGAGCGGGAGGAGGCACAGGAGTCCGGCGAGGAGTCAAGCCCATCGCTGCGGCTCCTCGCACTGAAGCGCGGCAGACTCATCGGTCGCGGCACGATCGCGGACGCGAGCGCGATCCTGGAGTTCTCTGCCGCGGGAGACCAGCGCACCGAATTGGCCTTGGATTGGGACGGCAAGAGGAACGAGGAAATTGAGAACGCGCTGGCGCAGGCAACCCTCCTGCTTGAGCCGACATTTGGCGGTTTGGATCAGGACGGCGCGCTAGATGCCAAGGCTGCGGGTCGCGACGATCTGCACGTGCAGCCGAAGGACGTGGACGTTCAGCAGGGGCTCGTGATCCGGCTGGTGACGCCAGCAAGTGAGAACGGCGAGGCTGAGGTCCGGCTGCTGACGGTGCCGCCGGCCTTCGACAGTGCGAAGGCCGCACTTCGGCAATACGAGATTGCGCCTGCGGTCCGCCGCCGCCTCGGCCTGCGCCGAGCCTGGTTCGCCGAACTGCCGCCGGAAGACGAAGATCCGGACGATTCCAGTTCCGTGCTCGAGTACTGGAGACACTGGGACATCGACGGCGAGACCGGCGCCGCCAGCCAGTCGCAAGGCTTGGGCGAGCATCAGGCCGAGGCGAAGGCGGAAATGGGGAGGCTTACGCTGCGGCTTGGCTTGCCGCCAGAGCTTGCGGACACGCTGATCCGCAGCATTGCCATTCATGATAGCGGAAAGGCCCGCGTGATCTGGCAGGACGGTGTCGGCGCCCCGCGCGACGGCAGGCCTTACGCAAAGAGTGCGGGCCGCGGTCCGGGCGCGGGCGGCTATCGGCACGAATTCGGGTCGCTGCGCGATGCGCTGTACAAGGAGGAGATCGCCACGGCGCTTGCCGGGTTGAGCGACGAGTATCGCGACCTTGCGCTTCACCTGATCGCTTCGCATCACGGCCGGGCGCGGCCGTCGATCCCGGCGCAGGACGAAGAGGAGATTTTCCCCTCGGTTCTGGATGAGGACGCGTTGCAGGCCGCCATCCGCTATGTGTGCCTGCAACGCCGGTGGGGTCCCTGGGGTCTCGCGTGGCTCGAAGCCCTGTTCCGCTCGGTGGACGCCACCGTCTCCCGCCGTCTCGAAAAGGACGGCGAGGCGGACACGTCTGCGACGCGGGAGGCCGCCCAATGAGCGGCTTCTCAGTCGATGTCGATCTTGAGAATCCCGGCCAGCTTCTCGCGTGCTGCGGGCTGCTCGAAGCCGCCGACCGACTCTGGCGCCAGTGCGCCTTCGTCACGGGCCATTTCGACGGCGACCGCTTTATCGTCGGGGCGCCAGCGAACATTTCCGCTGTCGTCGAATGGCTCCGGAAAGCCTCGGTGAAGAACGTTCAGGGAAAGCCCCCAAAGCGCGCGCGGGGTTCAAACAGCGCATTGGCCGAATACGACTATTCCGGATCGGGCGACGATCCGGCCGTCCTGTGCTGGCCGGATGGCAGCGAATGGCGGCTGAATAGTTGGAGCGGGGAGGATTTCGGCCGCACGCGGATCAAGACCTTTGCGGGGCAGATGAAGGGCCCGAAGGTCATGGCGCACCTTCTCGACTGGATGGGCTCGTTGGAGGTGGACACGCCACGCCTGTTTGCCCTGGGCTTCAATGGAAATGCCTCGGTGTTCGGCTTCGACGCGCGAAAGGGGCGCGCGGCGCTGGATGTCGGCTTTTCGTCGGATGCCCTCGGCCTTTCCGGTGAAGATTTCCCTGCCGTCGAACTCTTCGCCGCCATCGGCCTGCAGGGCTTTCGACCGCGACAGGATGATGACGCCCTGGTCCTCGGGGTGTGGCAACAGCCTTTGCCCGTGGAGCTCGCGCGCGCCGCGGCCGGCTGTGCCTTCACGCCACCCGGCCTGCGCCGCTTCCGCTTTCGCCTGCTCGGGCGCAAGGAACGCAGCGGCGTCGTCGGCGCACCGAACGACCAGTACAAGGCATTCACCCGCGCGCAAGAGATTTTCGAACGAGTTCGGGAGGACAGCGACGATGACTGAGCTTGACGAAAGCTTGAACGGATGGGCGGAGGGCAAGGCCGCGGCGCTCGTGTTGGAACAGCCGCTGCGACCGGTGGTCGGCACGCTGGTCTTCCCGCCGACATTTGCGCCGGCGAAGAAGGGCGATCCGTCGGACTACATCATCGACGAAGTGGACGGACAACGCGTGGCCACGCTCGACACGCCCGGCGCCGAAGCGAACCGGTTGGAGCCACTGTTCCTGAAGCCGCCGCTCGCCGAGCTTGTCCCGCAGATCACGATCAGGGCAGGGAACACGCAAAGGAACCTGCTCGAGCTCGGTCACCGCGCCGCCGACGCCTTGGTGCGATCCGTGCCGGACAAGGCCAAGATAGTGCAGGAGGCTTTCGAGCAGGTGCTGGTCGGCGATTACGGTGCCCTTGCGGCCTTTGCGCCGACCTCTCTGGTCTTCGGCGCGTGGGACAGTCGTGGAACTGGTGCAAAATTGCCACGGCTGCTTGAGGCGCGCATCGATGCCTATGGAATTGAGAAACGGCATCGCGCCGCGCAGTATTTCTCTGCAATCGACTATGTTGAAACGGGCTTGCTTGAGCAAAGCAAGGACAAGAAGCAACTCGAACAACGCTCTCAGGCAGGCTTCCGCGATTCGCCGAGCGGGCGCCAGCCCGGTGGAGTCGAACTCGTCGACGGCGGCCGCATTGTTCGCACTCTGACCGTGCATCTCGCCGGTATCCAGCGGCTCGGATGCGGGACGGATTCCGAGCGCGGATCTCAATTACGGCAGTACATACTGGGTCTTGCCCTTGCCGCTGCGACCGCGCCGATGTCGCTGTTTCTCCGTCAAGGTTGCAGCCTCGTTCCACCGAAGGATAAGCCGCGGGCAAAGTGGCGTGTGGTCGGTTTCGACGGCTGGGAGGAAGAGATCGACCTGCCGCACGATGCGGTTCTGGCGTATGCGCGGGCAGCCCGCGACCGCCTGTTTCCGGAAGGTTTCAAGGCGCAGACATGGACTGCAACCAAGGAGGGCGCGCAAGCCGAGGTCAAGAAGCGGGCCAAGGGTGACGACGAGGCTGCCGCAGCGTCCCAATGACTCTCTGGTTCTCGATCGAGGTCCGGTTTCTCACCGGACGCTATCACGGGCGCGATCTGGATACGCGGCCTGAATGGCCGCCGACGCCGCTGCGCCTGTTCCAGGCCATCACCGCCGGTGCCTTGTCGGGCCGCTGGGCGGTCGAGGACCGCGATGCGAGCGAGACGGCGTTGCGCTGGATCGAGTCGCTCGGGGCTCCCGAACTCGTTCTCGCGCCGCCAGCGCGTAGGTTGAGGCCCTATCGCATCGCCGTGCCGAACAATCAGGCAGATCGGCACCTCCCCGCTCTGCGAAAGGGGGCGCATCTCGACCGGCTGCTGGCGGGCGACAAGGAGCTGAAGGTTGTGCGGCCGCGGGTCGTCGGGCGTGCGCCGCTGATCTATGCATGGCGGATTGAGGAGGCCGACCGCGCAGCGGCCGAGGCGGCCCGCGCCGTGGTCCGACGCCTCGTCGTCCTGGGCACGGGCCTCGATCATGCCGTCGCCGACGTCCGGATCGGCTCTGAGCCTCCTGTCGCGGACGGCACCATTGCGTGGCCGCCAGGCGCCTGGCCTTGCGAGGGCACACTGAAAAGCTTGGTTGAGCGTCACGACGCGAATCTCCAGCGGCTGGCGACCGGAAGCCTGCGCGAAAACCTTCCGCCTGTGCGCTACCAGCAGCCTCCGTCGGTGAGCGACGCAGCCGTGCACTTGCTGTTTGCAATCCGCACGCCCGCCGAGGAGGCGGATGCGCCGCTTCCCGTCGATCCGAAGGACACTGCAATCCTCGCCCAGGCGATTCGCGTGAAGCTCGCCGAGCGTCTGGTCGCAGCCTTGCGCCGGCATCCGCATGCGGCACCCCACACTACTCCGGAGGAGATCGAGAGGCTGGTGACGGGGCGCGGCGCAGAGGGTGCCGACACGCAGAGGCGCCTGTTCGCGGCGCCGCTTCCCTCGATCGGACACGAGCATGCCGACGGCCTGCTGCGCAGAGTCCTTGTCAACGTGCCGGCCAGCTTTCCTCTCTCCCCAGAGAGTGTGCGCCGTGCCTTGACCGGCGTCGAAGTGGAGTTCGGTGCAACCACGTCGCTTCTTAAGGTCCGCTTGGTTCCGGCCGAGGCGGACGACGAGCGTGAACGTAGCATGAGGTCCCGCTATCTCGGCCCGGCGCGCATCTGGCGGTCGGTTTCGCCTGTCGTCCTTCCCGGCCACCGGCCACCTCCGCGCACGATCCGAGATCGGACCGCGCCGCCGGGGACTGAGGAATCGCAAATGCGGGCCGATGCGCGGCGACGCAAAGACGAAGCAGTGCTGTTCGAGAAGTCATTGAAGCATGCTGGTCTTGAAGAGGTCGCAGCTTTCCGGCTGCGACGAGAGCCATTTCGACCGCATCAACCGCGAGCGGATGCGGCTTGGCGACTGCCAGCGAGCAGGCATGACCCGCACCGTGTTTGGCTTGCCGGACGTTCCAGGCTCCATGCCGAGATTGTCTTCGACGAGCCGAGGGCCGGTCCGATTCTGATCGGCGACGGCCGGTTCCTCGGTTTGGGTCTGTTTCATGCCGTCAGGGATGAGACGCCCGGATGGCCGGAAGCGGCGCGATATCGGCTGGGGCCCGAACGGCGGCCACGGATCGAAGGAACGGTGTTCGTGGCGGATGTCCTGCGGCGGGCGCTGATGGCCGGCGGATATCCACCTCCGGAGTTCTCCGGGCATGGCGCCGACGGCCCGCTGCGCGCCGACCCTGCGCATGGGCATGCATTCTTCCTGCCCGAGGACGCGGACGGCGATGGCCTGATCGACCACCTGACCGTCTACTGCCGGCGCGGCTTTTCCGACAACGCGCTCGATCGGCTCCATCGACTGGGCCGCCTGTGGTGGAGCGGTGGGCGAGGCTCGGCACGCAGTGGCGAGGTGGACGTTTCCCTTGAGGCGATCGCACCACCCGAAGCGATTCCGGGCGTCGTTCCGCTCGTTGCGCCAAGCCGCGTCTGGCGATCCCTGACGCCCTATTTCATGCCTCGCTTCCGCAAACGTTCCGATGCGGAGCTCGATCGAGCGATCCTCGTGCGACAGCAGATTCGGCGGGAGTGGGGATTGCGCTATCCCGATGCGCCGCTTCCCGAAGTGCGGCTCCTGGATGCATCTGACCACATCCATGGCCGACGCCGGTTCGATCTCGCTCGCACCGAGCGCGACCATGTCGCGCCCGACAAGCGCGGCAGCCTGGTCCGTCTGCAATTCCCGACTCCCGTTCCCGGACCGATCGCCCTGGGACGGTCTGCCCATTTCGGTCTCGGCCTGTTCGTCGCCGAAAGGGAGTGACCGACAATGTTGGGAGTATCGATTCGAGCATAGAGGCCGGCACGCCCGATGAGAGCGTGCCGATCCGCGCCACGTCGATCCGGGGGCGCCGAACCGCCCCGGGTTTGGCGGAGGCGATTGGTTGTGAGTCCTACGCGGCCATTTGGTTCCCTTCAAGCTGTGCGCAATGGCGGTCTTCGGCTTCGGCGGGCGGGATGTTGCCGATGGGCTCGAGGAGCCTTCGGCGGTTGAACCAGTCGACCCATTCGAGCGTGGCGATCGGCCCCAGCTGTGGATCGATGCGACCTACGTGAAGGTGCCCTCAGAACAGCGCTTACCAGGATGACGCCGAGGCCCCGAGCAAGCAATGGCGGGCGGTCGCCGATCAGCTGCGCCCCAAGGTGCCCAAGCTCGCCGCACTGATCGACGAGGCCGAGCCCGACGTGCTCGGCTTCATGACCTTCCCGAAGGATCACCGGGCGAAAATCCGCTCGCTCAATCCGCTCGAGCGGCCCAACGGCGACATCAAGCGGCGCCCCGATGTCGTCGGTATCTTCCCCAATGAGGATGCCATCACGCGGCTCGTCGGGGCCCTGCTGCTCGACCAGAACGACGAATGGGCGGTGCAGCGCGGCCGCTACATGAGCCTGGAAACCATCGCCCCGTTGAGCGATGATCCGATCGTCAAGCTGCCCGCCGTGGCAGCCTGACAGCGTGACCAGCCCTGCCGGGCATCACGATGACGCCGCCGCTGTTACACCACGCGATGGGTCACGATCTGCTTGGCTTCCGACGCGTGCAGACGGCCGAACTTCGCCGTCCAGGCGTAGAACGTGGTACCGATGATCCCGTGCCTGCGGCAAACCTCGGCCGTCTTTGCGCCCGCCACCTGCTCGGCACGGATCGCGATGATCTGCTCCTAGGTGAACCTCGAGCGCCTCATGGTCCGGTCCTTCCGTCGGTCCGGACGCCAGCCACATCTGGAGGACATCACGGGGGGGGGGGGGCAGCAGTTGCTGTTGTCGCACCTGCGATCGTCAGCCTACCGGATCGCCGACGGTGCGCATCGGCCGCGACGTCGGAAAGGTCCGGACCTCGCCGAAAGGCTATCCGTCCCAGAGGGCATCCCTTTCC
The DNA window shown above is from Tepidamorphus gemmatus and carries:
- a CDS encoding arsenate reductase ArsC, which gives rise to MTGAASRPPSAILFVCGMNAVRSPMAAAITRHLFPHSVYVASAGVREGEVDSFVTAVMDEIGIDLSRHRPTTFEDLADTSFDVVVTLAPEAHHRALELTRTMAVDVEYWPTEDPTLASGSREQRLEAYRRVRDALMRKVKARFGWQAPPSG
- the infA gene encoding translation initiation factor IF-1 translates to MSKEELLEFPGVVTELLPNATFRVKLDNDHQIIAHTAGRMRKNRIRVLAGDRVLVEMTPYDLSKGRITYRFK
- a CDS encoding Maf-like protein translates to MSGRPKLVLASASPRRLALLQQIGIEPDALRPADVDETPAKGETARTLAKRLARTKAELALRQIDREPDLAGAFIVTADTVVALGRRILPKAEMMDEAANCLHLLSGRTHRVYTSVCVVTPSRAIRQKLVQTRVRFKRLGREEMESYLASGEWRGKAGGYAIQGIAGAFVIKLIGSYTAVVGLPLAETAAMLRGDGYPLYLNWLSGPV
- a CDS encoding AMP-binding protein, with product MNVAAWLARAGRALPDRPAVGIGSGVYQTYAELAARANRLAAGLSALGLVPGDRVVIAARNCAEYLECLYGIWWGGFAAVPANAKLHGAELAWMIDNAGAAVCLATPKEAQAIDAHRPAGLRHLIEIGSTDYAGLFRSEGAAVVETVPDALAWLFYTSGTTGRPKGAMITHRNLVAMTFGYLADVDPTGPADAVLHAAPMSHGSGLYILPHVCRGAVNVVPESGGFEAEEVFRLIAARPGTSMFAAPTMIKRLVDCPAAFDPRALRTLVWGGAPMYVEDVKRALDRFGPRLAEIFGQGESPMTGTVLPKDIIADRSHPRWLERIGSAGIANSACEIRVAGPDDAPLPVGETGEVLIRGDCVIPGYWRNPEASAETLRGGWLHTGDVGVLDADGFLTLKDRSKDVIISGGTNIYPREVEEVLLTHPGVREVSVIGRPDPEWGEVVVAYVVGEASPAELDRLCLEAIARFKRPKDYVFVDALPKNNYGKILKTELRAQDARRRSEGL
- the yacG gene encoding DNA gyrase inhibitor YacG, yielding MADAPPRRATADALCAEPCPICGRPAVAATRPFCSTRCANVDLNRWLTGVYAIPESESQDEDGRPPEESGKA
- the cas3g gene encoding type I-G CRISPR-associated helicase/endonuclease Cas3g, translated to MSSEMISLSFDTTFKVLTGHAPMCWQRRLFERMLAGDLPDAVDLPTGIGKTSVMAIWLIARALAGAETALPRRLVYVVDRRVVVDQATAEAERLRAALEGNAEHSGALDAETTVNAPQIAAELKKRLGIEDDGSLLISTLRGGKADDRAWTYDAAAPAIIVCTVDMAGSRLLFSGYRMSRWSRSAQAGLIGVDSLIVLDEAHIAPAFHKAVQNVLELQKQTSTPVQIPALKLLPLSATSHEDGPGTVFRLEVDDYDDSLVACRTGRTRPTKRIAFEALPGVKDALRDALAERAAAFDGTSRTVLIFCNSRAVASDTADTLRKKLAKSRGVKEADLTEDVALITGARRGKERDALVEKETYRAFTYKDGERDLPTDGRTRYLVCTAAGEVGADLDADAAVMDLVPLERMIQRLGRVNRRGECAGAAPVVIRYDPAVLQVSASDREEKKAEAMRLAATKAALEALPRLDDGFDASPVHLSALDPNARRAASTPPPEIPTIEREHVEAWALTSLKDHPGRSDVEPFLRGIVDDEPQTMVAWRADVAYLARLPARKVEAALAAARLMPAEILEAPTREVAQFLRDRIKAFRREREEAQESGEESSPSLRLLALKRGRLIGRGTIADASAILEFSAAGDQRTELALDWDGKRNEEIENALAQATLLLEPTFGGLDQDGALDAKAAGRDDLHVQPKDVDVQQGLVIRLVTPASENGEAEVRLLTVPPAFDSAKAALRQYEIAPAVRRRLGLRRAWFAELPPEDEDPDDSSSVLEYWRHWDIDGETGAASQSQGLGEHQAEAKAEMGRLTLRLGLPPELADTLIRSIAIHDSGKARVIWQDGVGAPRDGRPYAKSAGRGPGAGGYRHEFGSLRDALYKEEIATALAGLSDEYRDLALHLIASHHGRARPSIPAQDEEEIFPSVLDEDALQAAIRYVCLQRRWGPWGLAWLEALFRSVDATVSRRLEKDGEADTSATREAAQ
- the cas7g gene encoding type I-G CRISPR-associated RAMP protein Csb1/Cas7g; the protein is MTELDESLNGWAEGKAAALVLEQPLRPVVGTLVFPPTFAPAKKGDPSDYIIDEVDGQRVATLDTPGAEANRLEPLFLKPPLAELVPQITIRAGNTQRNLLELGHRAADALVRSVPDKAKIVQEAFEQVLVGDYGALAAFAPTSLVFGAWDSRGTGAKLPRLLEARIDAYGIEKRHRAAQYFSAIDYVETGLLEQSKDKKQLEQRSQAGFRDSPSGRQPGGVELVDGGRIVRTLTVHLAGIQRLGCGTDSERGSQLRQYILGLALAAATAPMSLFLRQGCSLVPPKDKPRAKWRVVGFDGWEEEIDLPHDAVLAYARAARDRLFPEGFKAQTWTATKEGAQAEVKKRAKGDDEAAAASQ